In Molothrus ater isolate BHLD 08-10-18 breed brown headed cowbird chromosome 20, BPBGC_Mater_1.1, whole genome shotgun sequence, the following are encoded in one genomic region:
- the LCNL1 gene encoding lipocalin-like 1 protein, with protein sequence MRTVGLSLGMVLLCLLRVQAGDLGTAEPDVSKIAGTWYITAMASDSESYLQNKDQLKMAMANIKVLGDGDLKVSFAIPTPGRCMKFESIYKPTGSPGEYYSSDRGNKTVRLVDTDGSSYMVVFATREKEGKTLHMLRLYSRTQWVRPKIKLLFRRLAKLNGFTDKTIWILPRQEECRLGEL encoded by the exons ATGAGGACcgtggggctgagcctggggatGGTCCTCCTGTGCTTGTTGCGTGTGCAGGCTGGGGACCTGGGAACTGCGGAGCCGGACGTGAGCAAG ATTGCAGGGACATGGTACATCACTGCTATGGCCTCTGACTCTGAGAGCTATCTCCAAAATAAGGACCAACTGAAGATGGCGATGGCCAACATTAAGGTCTTGGGGGATGGTGACCTGAAGGTCTCCTTTGCAATTCCTAC ccctgggagatgTATGAAGTTTGAATCGATCTACAAGCCAACAGGCAGCCCGGGTGAATACTACAGCTCTG ACAGAGGCAATAAGACGGTGCGGCTTGTGGATACCGATGGCAGCTCCTACATGGTTGTCTTTGCCACCAGAGAGAAAGAGGGGAAGACCTTGCACATGCTGAGACTTTACA GCAGAACCCAGTGGGTGAGACCCAAAATCAAGTTGCTGTTCAGGAGACTTGCCAAGCTGAATGGCTTCACCGACAAGACAATCTGGATTTTGCCCAGGCAGG aggAATGCAGACTTGGTGAACTGTAG
- the LOC118693498 gene encoding lipocalin-15-like: MTAALPSLALALLCLLQAGAQVSVQPDLDTEKFAGEWHVTAIASNCSVFLKMKDGMKSSMAIVSFTPEGDLAMKLVLPLMDKCQEFELLFQQSGKAGHYMGAQEKRNLRVIETDYSHYAVLHEVQHSKAEPSTALQLLTREQDVSPQLLQKFMELIPTMGLTEDMLVILPKSDQCTGDIS; the protein is encoded by the exons atgacagcagcactgcccagcctggctctagccctgctctgcctgctgcaggcaggagcccaGGTGTCTGTGCAGCCGGACTTGGACACCGAGAAG TTTGCAGGGGAGTGGCATGTCACAGCTATTGCTTCCAACTGCTCCGTCTTCCTGAAGATGAAGGATGGGATGAAGTCATCCATGGCCATCGTCAGCTTCACACCAGAAGGGGACCTGGCCATGAAGTTGGTCTTACCCCT AATGGACAAATGCCAAGAGTTTgagctgctcttccagcagAGCGGGAAGGCGGGGCACTACATGG GAGCACAAGAGAAGAGGAATCTGCGTGTGATAGAGACAGACTACAGCCACTACGCTGTCCTGCACGAGgtccagcacagcaaggcagagcccagcacggCGCTGCAGCTCCTCA CAAGGGAGCAGGACGtgagcccccagctcctgcagaagtTCATGGAGCTCATCCCCACCATGGGCCTGACCGAGGACATGCTGGTCATCCTGCCCAAGTCAG ATCAATGCACCGGGGACATCAG ctga
- the PTGDS gene encoding prostaglandin-H2 D-isomerase isoform X2, with amino-acid sequence MQTMLLSILGLALLGTLHAQDGIPVQADFQQDKLTGRWYSIGLASNSNWFKEKRHLMKMCTTIISTTAEGNLEVTSTYPKGDQCVTRNSLYTKTEQPGRFSYTSPRWGSKHNIHVVETNYEEYALVATQISKSTGSSTMVLLYSRTKELSPERLELFTQFSREQGLTDDEILILPQTDKCMADAA; translated from the exons ATGCAGACCATGCTGCTCAGCatcctggggctggccctgctcgGGACGCTGCACGCCCAGGACGGCATTCCTGTCCAGGCTGACTTCCAGCAGGACAAG CTCACAGGGAGATGGTACAGCATCGGCCTGGCCTCCAACTCTAACTGGTTCAAGGAGAAGAGACACCTGATGAAGATGTGCACCACCATCATCTCCACCACAGCAGAGGGGAACCTGGAAGTTACCTCCACCTACCCCAA ggGTGACCAGTGTGTGACGAGGAACAGTCTTTACACCAAGACAGAGCAGCCGGGGCGGTTCAGCTACACCAGCCCAC gctggggcagcaaGCACAACATCCATGTGGTGGAGACCAACTACGAAGAGTACGCCTTGGTGGCCACCCAGATCTCCAAGAGCACTGGTTCCTCCACCATGGTGCTGCTCTACA GCCGGACAAAGGAGCTGAGTCCCGAACGCCTGGAGCTGTTCACCCAGTTCTCCAGGGAGCAGGGCCTGACAGACGATGAGATCCTCATCCTGCCCCAGACGG ACAAATGCATGGCAGATGCTGCTTAG
- the PTGDS gene encoding prostaglandin-H2 D-isomerase isoform X1, producing the protein MQTMLLSILGLALLGTLHAQDGIPVQADFQQDKLTGRWYSIGLASNSNWFKEKRHLMKMCTTIISTTAEGNLEVTSTYPKGDQCVTRNSLYTKTEQPGRFSYTSPRECSASVGQPQTCSQPCCPCFCLVADLELRAELCPMFHTGWGSKHNIHVVETNYEEYALVATQISKSTGSSTMVLLYSRTKELSPERLELFTQFSREQGLTDDEILILPQTDKCMADAA; encoded by the exons ATGCAGACCATGCTGCTCAGCatcctggggctggccctgctcgGGACGCTGCACGCCCAGGACGGCATTCCTGTCCAGGCTGACTTCCAGCAGGACAAG CTCACAGGGAGATGGTACAGCATCGGCCTGGCCTCCAACTCTAACTGGTTCAAGGAGAAGAGACACCTGATGAAGATGTGCACCACCATCATCTCCACCACAGCAGAGGGGAACCTGGAAGTTACCTCCACCTACCCCAA ggGTGACCAGTGTGTGACGAGGAACAGTCTTTACACCAAGACAGAGCAGCCGGGGCGGTTCAGCTACACCAGCCCACGTGAGTGCTCAGCTTCCGTGGGGCAGCCCCAGAcatgctcccagccctgctgtccctgcttctGCCTTGTGGCTGATttggagctcagggctgagctgtgccccatgTTCcacacaggctggggcagcaaGCACAACATCCATGTGGTGGAGACCAACTACGAAGAGTACGCCTTGGTGGCCACCCAGATCTCCAAGAGCACTGGTTCCTCCACCATGGTGCTGCTCTACA GCCGGACAAAGGAGCTGAGTCCCGAACGCCTGGAGCTGTTCACCCAGTTCTCCAGGGAGCAGGGCCTGACAGACGATGAGATCCTCATCCTGCCCCAGACGG ACAAATGCATGGCAGATGCTGCTTAG
- the C8G gene encoding complement component C8 gamma chain: MAALRTLLLLGLLLTAKGQRVARRRRPPPPQSALEKVVAQEALSLHQLSGKWFLVGMASRCSYLAEHSHQLEATTVTMTVLDGQSLAISTFRKLDRMCWEIRQHYLPAQAPGRFLLKGHRKSSKVDVVVGEADPSSFIILYYQKGRSISVKLYGRNSLVSDAVVDKFEQRARAVGLSEDVTYYFPTYGFCDSADEFHVLDGGKHSQDPLLALWLQRSVLLQLA; encoded by the exons ATGGCGGCCCTGcgcaccctcctgctcctcggGCTGCTCCTTACGGCGAAGGGGCAGAGGGTGGCGCGGAGACGGcggccgccccctccccagagTGCGCTCGAAAAAGTGGTGGCTCAGGAGGCGCTCAGCCTCCACCAG CTCTCAGGGAAGTGGTTCCTGGTCGGCATGGCCTCCCGCTGCAGCTacctggcagagcacagccaccagctggAGGCCACAACAGTGACAATGACCGTCCTGGATGGGCAGAGCCTGGCCATCAGCACCTTCAGGAAGCT ggacaggatgTGCTGGGAAATCAGGCAGCACTACCTTCCTGCCCAGGCCCCCGGACGCTTCCTGCTGAAGG GCCataggaaaagcagcaaagtggATGTGGTGGTGGGTGAGGCTGACCCCAGCAGCTTCATCATTCTCTATTACCAAAAGGGCCGCAGCATCTCTGTTAAGCTCTATG GACGGAACAGCCTGGTCAGTGACGCCGTCGTGGACAAGTTCGAGCAGCGcgccagggctgtggggctgagcgAGGATGTCACCTACTACTTCCCCACCTATG GGTTTTGTGACTCTGCAGATGAGTTTCACGTCCTCGATG GAGGGAAGCATTCACAGGATCCCCTGCTTGCCCTTTGGCTTCAGcgctctgtcctgctccagcttgCATAA